The Marinifilum sp. JC120 genome window below encodes:
- a CDS encoding glycosyltransferase family 9 protein: MRAMPNTNHKVIFRLSALGDVVLTTGPIEYWAKKYNCTFTVITKISSSPVLESNPHITNVICLDKKDLGDLAWIKKAGEIATEYEGCELIDLHSTLRSRILGARWKGKVSRYNKFSLERRIFKATRSAKLDDKLSQLRVTQRYASALEESIPTASELLPRIYLTEDEKSIARTLIEEHDLGKDFIALHPYATHPDKAWPAENWHTLINLLNESGIKWTIIGRDDNVFEPQGPGCNFTSQLRLRETCALLEKSALLITGDSGPMHLAASVDTPVIAMFGPTSKAWGFYPAGPRDVVLESEMDCRPCSLHGKSNCKKDRECLRKIKPEDVLEKILDLMR, from the coding sequence ATGCGCGCGATGCCAAACACAAATCACAAAGTAATATTCAGGCTCAGTGCCCTCGGAGACGTGGTCCTGACCACCGGACCAATTGAGTATTGGGCCAAGAAGTACAATTGCACCTTCACGGTCATTACCAAAATTTCCAGCAGCCCTGTATTAGAAAGTAATCCTCATATCACAAATGTCATCTGCCTTGATAAAAAAGATCTTGGTGATCTGGCATGGATTAAAAAAGCCGGTGAGATTGCTACTGAATACGAAGGCTGCGAGCTCATAGACCTGCACTCCACCCTGCGTTCCAGAATTCTTGGTGCACGGTGGAAAGGAAAGGTCTCACGCTACAACAAATTTTCCCTTGAACGCCGCATTTTCAAGGCGACTCGATCCGCAAAGCTGGACGACAAACTATCCCAACTGCGGGTCACCCAACGTTATGCCTCCGCCCTCGAAGAAAGTATACCGACTGCTTCCGAGCTGCTTCCCCGTATCTATCTGACTGAAGACGAAAAAAGCATAGCCCGCACACTAATTGAAGAACATGATTTGGGTAAGGACTTCATAGCACTGCATCCATATGCCACCCACCCGGACAAGGCGTGGCCTGCGGAAAACTGGCACACGCTCATCAATCTGCTCAATGAATCCGGCATAAAATGGACCATAATTGGTCGCGACGACAATGTTTTTGAGCCACAAGGACCGGGATGCAATTTCACCAGCCAATTACGATTACGCGAAACCTGCGCCCTGCTGGAGAAATCCGCATTGCTCATAACAGGTGATTCAGGGCCCATGCACCTTGCGGCTTCTGTAGACACCCCGGTGATCGCCATGTTCGGACCCACCTCGAAAGCTTGGGGATTCTACCCTGCCGGGCCGCGTGATGTTGTTCTGGAATCTGAAATGGATTGCCGTCCCTGTTCCCTGCACGGGAAGAGCAACTGCAAGAAAGACCGGGAATGTCTGCGGAAAATTAAGCCAGAAGATGTGCTTGAAAAGATTTTAGACTTGATGCGCTAA
- the nadD gene encoding nicotinate (nicotinamide) nucleotide adenylyltransferase: MKIGLFGGSFNPVHSTHIDVAQGVRKRLGLDKILLVPAGNPYHKGQSEMLPATLRYELVEKAVEGCTGLESSDIDISADGPTYTIDSLREAARRYPDAELYFIMGQDSLEAFTTWKDWQQIPELANIVAVSRAVADHGSMEQKLKSIFPDAEQAEHNIWKLKDGKSIYIIGDFDFVISSTLVREEWKKGLDVSGLVPKAVAECMAERAVEISKYWK; the protein is encoded by the coding sequence ATGAAAATAGGTTTATTCGGCGGCAGTTTTAATCCTGTACATTCTACGCATATTGATGTTGCGCAAGGGGTTAGAAAGCGTCTTGGTCTTGATAAGATCCTGTTGGTTCCAGCAGGGAATCCTTATCATAAAGGGCAGAGCGAAATGCTTCCTGCTACGTTACGTTATGAATTGGTGGAAAAAGCCGTAGAGGGGTGTACGGGCTTGGAAAGTAGCGATATTGATATTTCCGCAGACGGTCCGACTTATACTATCGATTCTTTGCGTGAGGCCGCACGCCGTTATCCCGATGCCGAACTTTACTTCATCATGGGGCAGGATTCGTTGGAAGCTTTTACGACTTGGAAGGATTGGCAGCAAATTCCTGAGCTAGCCAACATTGTTGCTGTTAGCAGAGCTGTGGCGGATCATGGTTCCATGGAGCAGAAGTTGAAAAGTATTTTTCCTGATGCCGAACAGGCCGAGCATAACATCTGGAAGCTAAAGGACGGGAAGTCGATTTACATAATCGGAGATTTTGATTTTGTAATCAGTTCTACTCTCGTGCGCGAAGAGTGGAAAAAAGGGCTGGATGTCTCTGGATTGGTTCCGAAAGCTGTTGCAGAATGCATGGCGGAACGTGCTGTTGAGATAAGTAAATATTGGAAATAA
- a CDS encoding glutamate-5-semialdehyde dehydrogenase: MSHFEAMKAVAVKAKEASRKIACADGAARNAAIVELAGLLEQEKEFIFAENKKDLDAAKERGLDQARLQRLEITPAVLEYMIQGCNEVAGQADPVGEIEKMERRPNGIMVGKMRIPLGVIMMIFESRPNVTVDAAVLCLKAGNSVILRGGSEAIHSNLALASLLQKALGKADLPAEAVQVVEVTDREAVSELLKLDEYIDVVIPRGGEGLIRAVVSQATMPVLKHYKGVCHIYVDRDCEIPEAMDIIMNSKTQKPAACNSLECLLVHEDIAKEILPSLGTLLGGYGVTVKGCPRAMPLLGVKAIAADFDDWGMEYLDLILCVKVVSNQDEAQDHIARYGSNHSEVILTKDHARAMRFIREVDASMVGVNASTRFNDGGQLGLGAEIGISTSKLHSYGPMGATELTSTKFVLLGNWDVRN, translated from the coding sequence ATGAGCCATTTTGAAGCAATGAAAGCTGTGGCCGTGAAGGCCAAGGAAGCTTCCCGTAAGATAGCCTGTGCAGATGGAGCTGCAAGAAACGCGGCCATAGTTGAATTGGCCGGTTTGCTGGAGCAGGAAAAAGAATTTATTTTTGCAGAGAACAAAAAAGATTTGGATGCTGCCAAAGAACGCGGCCTTGATCAGGCTCGGTTGCAGCGTTTGGAAATTACCCCGGCAGTACTTGAATATATGATTCAGGGTTGTAACGAGGTTGCGGGACAGGCTGATCCTGTGGGCGAAATTGAAAAGATGGAACGTCGTCCCAACGGCATAATGGTCGGTAAGATGCGCATCCCCCTAGGCGTGATCATGATGATTTTTGAATCGCGCCCCAACGTTACTGTTGATGCTGCCGTGCTTTGTCTCAAGGCCGGAAACTCGGTAATTCTGCGTGGTGGGTCTGAGGCAATTCATTCCAATCTTGCTCTTGCTTCCCTGTTGCAGAAAGCTCTTGGTAAGGCCGATCTGCCAGCTGAAGCGGTGCAGGTTGTAGAGGTTACTGACCGTGAGGCTGTCAGCGAACTGCTCAAGCTGGATGAATACATTGATGTTGTCATTCCCCGCGGCGGTGAAGGCCTGATCCGTGCGGTTGTGTCGCAGGCGACCATGCCTGTGCTCAAACATTATAAGGGTGTCTGCCACATTTATGTGGATAGGGATTGTGAAATCCCTGAAGCCATGGACATCATCATGAACTCAAAAACTCAGAAGCCAGCGGCCTGCAATTCTTTGGAGTGCCTGCTTGTTCATGAAGATATTGCTAAAGAAATTTTGCCATCTCTCGGTACTTTGCTGGGAGGCTACGGTGTTACCGTGAAAGGTTGCCCTCGGGCCATGCCTTTGCTGGGCGTAAAAGCCATTGCCGCAGATTTTGATGACTGGGGTATGGAATATCTCGATCTGATCCTGTGCGTGAAAGTTGTCAGCAATCAGGATGAAGCTCAGGATCATATTGCGCGCTACGGTTCCAATCACAGTGAAGTGATCCTTACCAAGGATCATGCAAGGGCCATGCGTTTTATCCGCGAAGTTGATGCTTCCATGGTTGGGGTTAACGCTTCCACCCGTTTTAACGACGGCGGACAGCTCGGACTCGGTGCGGAGATCGGAATTTCTACCTCTAAGCTGCATTCCTACGGCCCCATGGGAGCGACTGAGCTTACCAGTACTAAGTTTGTTTTGCTTGGTAATTGGGATGTACGTAATTAA
- the iorA gene encoding indolepyruvate ferredoxin oxidoreductase subunit alpha, whose translation MAHPLLKDSPGMKKLLLGNEAIVRGAIEAGIQVVTCYPGTPSSEVPDTFFRLSPEGDFTFEYSVNEKVALEVGGGATLAGAMTLTTMKHVGVNVAADPLMTLAYTGTPGGMVLLSADDPGCHSSQNEQDNRYYARLAGMPCLEPSTAQEAKDMTRDALNMSREMSAPFLLRTTTRVNHLRGPVEYGEVAKLAPAEGFKKNPAQYVPIPAFARRMHVDLLEKLEKLREMAETSRYNKVSGNGKIGIVASGICRAYLADALADTGLADKFKILELGFTYPLPTNMLTDFISSVEKIVVLEELEPFLENEIRVLAQKNSIAVEVIGKENALLPLNDEYSTLNITAIIREVLGMEAEKLENCTAEEGLPMRPPNLCAGCSHRAAFYAVKKVFGPDAVCSSDIGCYTLGILPPLNAADFLLCMGSSISAGSGASKAAGQTVIGFIGDSTFYHSGITGLINAVFNQHDILLVILDNSTTAMTGHQPNPGVETTMLGSNPAQIDMEAIVKGCGVNEVRTVSPLNQKAITKDLEELKEMSGVRVLIAKDPCPLFARRVLRKKPGRTAYVENQSDDVLRVMEELACPAFEKTAEGVEINEILCSGCMLCLQLTKDIKARKRSS comes from the coding sequence ATGGCTCACCCACTTCTCAAGGACAGTCCGGGCATGAAAAAGTTGCTTCTCGGCAATGAAGCCATTGTCAGAGGCGCAATTGAAGCCGGTATTCAGGTTGTTACCTGTTATCCCGGCACCCCCTCCTCCGAAGTTCCGGACACTTTCTTCCGCCTTTCACCTGAAGGCGACTTCACTTTCGAATACTCGGTTAATGAAAAGGTCGCACTGGAAGTTGGTGGCGGAGCCACACTTGCCGGAGCAATGACCCTGACCACCATGAAGCATGTCGGCGTAAACGTTGCTGCCGACCCGCTCATGACTCTGGCCTACACCGGCACACCCGGCGGCATGGTTCTGCTTTCCGCAGACGACCCCGGATGCCACTCCAGCCAGAACGAACAGGACAACCGCTACTACGCACGCCTTGCTGGCATGCCTTGCCTTGAGCCATCTACCGCTCAGGAAGCAAAGGATATGACCCGCGATGCGCTGAACATGTCCCGCGAAATGTCCGCTCCGTTCCTGCTGCGCACAACCACTCGCGTCAACCACCTTCGTGGACCGGTTGAGTACGGCGAAGTTGCCAAGCTGGCACCTGCTGAAGGATTCAAAAAGAATCCGGCACAGTACGTGCCCATTCCGGCTTTTGCCCGCAGAATGCACGTAGACCTCCTCGAAAAACTCGAGAAGCTGCGTGAAATGGCGGAGACCTCCAGATACAACAAAGTTTCCGGCAACGGAAAAATCGGTATCGTAGCTTCCGGTATCTGTAGAGCTTATCTTGCAGATGCACTGGCTGATACCGGCCTTGCCGACAAATTTAAAATCCTTGAGCTGGGCTTCACTTATCCGCTGCCCACCAACATGCTCACCGACTTTATCTCCTCCGTGGAAAAAATTGTCGTTCTGGAAGAACTGGAGCCTTTCCTTGAAAATGAAATCAGGGTTCTGGCCCAGAAAAACTCCATTGCAGTTGAGGTTATCGGCAAAGAGAACGCCCTGCTGCCGCTGAACGACGAATACTCCACCCTGAACATCACCGCGATTATCCGCGAAGTTCTAGGAATGGAAGCTGAGAAGCTCGAGAACTGCACAGCCGAGGAAGGACTGCCCATGCGTCCGCCGAACCTTTGTGCCGGTTGTTCTCACCGCGCAGCATTCTATGCAGTTAAGAAAGTATTCGGACCCGATGCAGTCTGTTCGTCAGATATCGGCTGTTATACTCTGGGAATTCTGCCTCCGCTTAATGCGGCTGATTTCCTGCTTTGCATGGGATCATCCATTTCAGCAGGCTCCGGAGCATCCAAAGCTGCGGGCCAGACTGTAATTGGCTTTATCGGCGACTCCACTTTCTATCATTCCGGCATAACCGGACTGATCAATGCTGTATTCAACCAGCACGACATTCTGCTGGTGATCCTTGATAACTCCACAACAGCCATGACCGGGCACCAGCCCAACCCCGGTGTTGAAACCACTATGTTAGGTTCCAACCCGGCCCAAATTGACATGGAAGCTATCGTCAAGGGCTGTGGCGTAAACGAAGTCCGTACTGTAAGCCCTCTTAACCAGAAGGCTATTACCAAGGACCTTGAAGAACTCAAGGAAATGAGTGGTGTCCGCGTTCTTATTGCCAAGGACCCCTGCCCGCTTTTCGCTCGCCGTGTACTGCGCAAAAAGCCCGGCCGCACCGCTTACGTTGAGAACCAGAGTGACGATGTCCTTCGTGTAATGGAAGAGCTTGCTTGTCCTGCATTTGAAAAGACTGCGGAAGGCGTTGAAATTAACGAAATTCTTTGTTCCGGCTGTATGCTCTGCTTGCAGCTGACTAAAGATATTAAAGCCCGGAAAAGGAGCAGCTAA